The Tessaracoccus timonensis sequence GGCCGACGAGCACCATGAACTCGCCGTCCTCGATGTCGAGGTTCAGCTTGTCAACGGCGTTGCGGTCGGCGCCGGGGTAGCGGCGAGATGCTTCACGAAAACTTACAGTGGCCATGCCACGATCCTTTCCACGGGCAGGTACGTGCCCGACGATCCGTAGTGGAGTAACGGGTTTTCCGTAGAACGTGACTCTACACGGCCCCTTGTTCGGAGTTGAAGGGGGTGCGGCTAATTTTCGGTCACGATGTTGTAACGGTGCCGAGTCGCGTCTGGCAAGCACTTGCGCGAGGAGCGCCGTCGGGGTGTGCCTCCTGGGCAGACGTAACCTGTGCGGCTCTGTCCCGGCATAAGTGTCACTTGCTTAGCTGTGACGAGGCGTCGTCGGGAGGCAGGTGACACATGATCCGCTCAGTTGCCGCACAGGTTTCAGGTGCCCGGCGGGCGGGGCGGGGGGGACAGGCGGGCGCGGGAAAGCAACTGCAGATCGAGCGACGAGTACCCCGCCGACGCGCTACCATGCAGCGCGTGAGCCACGACGACGCCCCGACCGCCGCCCCCGACGACCAGCCGTCCGAGGAGACCCAGGAAGAACCCTGGTGGGCCGACGAGGGCATGCCGTGGAAACGCGAACCCCAAAAGGCCGACTACTGGTGCCTGGGCTGGTTTGGGTTCGTCGGCATCTTCTCACTCGTGCTGATCCCCGTGCGTGCATGGATGCTGCCGAACGCGCCCGAATGGTTCGCGATGCTCACCGGAAGCCGCACCGCCGTCGCCATCACGGGCGCGTTCGCCGGCGAGGGCAGGCTCGAGCACTGGGTGGTGGTGTTCATCGTCGCATCTATATTGAGCCTGAAGTTCGACTGGATCTATTGGTGGGCCGGCAAGCTGTGGGGACGCGGCATGATCGAGGTGTGGGCGGGGCAGTCCAAGCGCGCCGCGAAGAGCTACGCCCGCGCCGAGCGCTGGGCCGAGAAACTGGGAGCGTTGGGGTTCATCGTCGCGTATATCCCCATCCCACTACCGCTGATGCAGGTGGTGTTCGTGATCTCCGGCGCGACGAATATGACCGTCAAGCGGTTCCTCATCTACGACTACATCGCCAGCACCATGTGGTTGGCGCTCTACTTCTGGTTGGGCTGGCGATTCGGTGAGCCGATCGTCGGGGTGCTCGATTGGTACGCCAAAATCTCGCTGTACGTGGCGCTGGGCCTGATCGTGGTGATCGTGGTGTCGTCCGTGCTCACAAGCAAGAAGAAGGCGGCCGCGAAGGCCACTGACAAGCGCTGACCTCAGCCGCGCGCCGGCGAAAACACCGCCACGAGGAACGACGAGTCCTCGGTGAAGGGGCGCAAGTCCCACGACGAAAATGCGGCGTACGCATCCAGCCCGGCGGTGGCCGCGTCGGACATGAACTCGCCGAACTCGTAGCCGCGCCCCGCACCGAAGCCGATGATCGCGCGACCGTCGTCGGCGAGGTGTTTCCGGAAACGACGAAGCACGTCGACGCGGGTGGACTCGGCGAGGAAGCCCATCACGTTGCCGGCGCAGACGATGACGTCGAAGGGTTCCTCGATGCCCTCGGCCGGTAGATCCATCTCGGCGAGATCGCCGACGACGTACGTCGGCCCGGGATGGTCTTGCTCAGCGGCGGCGATGAGTGCGGGGTCGACGTCGATGCCGACGACGGTGTGGCCGAGCCCGTGGAGAAACCCGTCGAGACGGCCCGGGCCGCAGCCCGCGTCGAGGATGCGCGCCCCGCGCTCACACATGGCGTCAACGGTGCGCGCCTCGCCATAGAGATCGTTGCCCTGGGCCTCCATGGCGCGAAAACGCTCGATGTAGCGCTGCGAATGGGCCGGGTCTTGGGCAATGATCTGCGCCCACCTGCTGGGTTCTGGCATCGTTCCTCCAAAGTCGTCGGCGACCAGGATAGCGACGTGGGCCTGGCAACAGTGCGCTGCCTCAGCATCAGAAGCTTGTGCGTAGCCGATGCAAGGTTTGACAGCGAATCGACGGGTAGGGGCGCTGAAACTTCATAATCCGTACCCAGATTCAGCTAACCCCCCGATTTCGGCATGGTTGGTCAATCTGCGTACGGATTATGAAGTTTTTTCGTGGCTATCCGGAGCGTCCTTCGTAGACCGGCGCCTCGTTCATCGCGCCTTCTCATTATGGGTTCCTGGGGTTGGTGTTGAGTGTTTGGAGTTCGCCGATTTTGAGGGTTTGTTGGGTGGTTGTGGTGTGGTGGAGGGTTCCTTGTTGTCCGATGCCTTGCCAGTGGATGGTCCAGTTGGTGGTGGCGGTGATGGTGTAGGTGCCTTGCTGGTGGTAGCCGGTTTGTGCACCGCAGGTGACGGGGGTTGTGGGGTGTGTGTTGTGGTGGGGTTGTTTCCAGGTGGTGCAGGTGATGGGTGGGGTGTTGTTGCCGAGGTTCCAGGTGATGGATTGGGCTTTGGCGGTGATGGTGACGGTGTGGCCTTGTTCGGTGGTGGATGCGGTGGTGGGGCCTAGTTGGTTGGGGGTGGGGTTTCGTGGCCAGAGCCATAGCGGCATGCCGACGGCGCCGAGTGCGTTGGGGTTTTGTTCGAGGGTGGTGGGTGTGGTGCCTGGGGTGATGGGTTGGAGGTGGATGGTGGCGAGTGCTTTCCAGGCGAGTTGTTCAGGGTCTGGTGGTGGTGTGGGTGCATCGTTGCTGGGAAACCAGGCGAGATGACTCATTGCTTGATCGGGGAAGCGGATGCCTTCGGGGCGGGTACAGCGTTTGATCACGCCGTCGGTGTGGCCTGCCCAGATGGGGTCAGTTTTCGGTGGCTGTGGATGGATGGGTGTGCACCACGTTTGTCGATGGGAGACCCACGCTCCCAAGTCCGTACTACATGGGAGAGTGACACCGTCCGCTTCGCATACACGTTTCTTGCGTGGTGCTGGTTTGTCGTCTGTTTTGTTTGGGTCACCGGGGACCTGGTGACCACCGCGAGATTCAACAGAACACACCAGCTTTCCAGGACAGTTGGCATGAGTGTCGGTATCGGCAACAGCTTGTGAGCTGAACGCACCACATGCGAATAGAAGGGTGAGTAGCGCTGGGATGCGTTTCAGCATTCTTTCATCTCCCCGGCTTCGTCTGAGACGACCCACTGACCGTTGGGGTGGCGATACATCGTATAGGTGCCGTAGATCATTTCTGGCCAGACTTGTCCTTCTTCCAGCTGTGGAGGTTGTTTGCTGGAGTACTCCAGGAGATGTAACGCTGTGAGGTCTTTGCAGACGGTGATCACAGCCGTCGTACCTCCTGAATCATCGGTGACAGGATCCGTGATTTTCACGTCGCGATAGGTGACATGGCCCGTTTGAATCCAGCCTCTGTCGCGCATTTCGCCTATGGCATTTAGCACGTCAATCTGAGCCTGGCCTGTGGCGGTGTTCGACAAGGGGGTGACATCGATTTGGTGAGGGTTCTTTGCCGTGATGTAGAACTGGTTCTCGTATTCTTCCCAGCCTTTTCTGATGGCTTGGATTTCTTTACTTTCGCCGGGTTCTGGCGGTGGGAAGGATTCGTGGGCGGTGGGGGAAGGCGACGGGGTCGGTGATGGGGTCGGGTTCGCGGTGGGGACGCGTCTAATGGATGTGGGTGCTGTGGGCGTGGGTTGTTCTTGTGCCCCGGGTTGTGCGGATTGGCAGGCGGTGACGGTTGCGAGTAGCAGTGTGGTGGCGATGGTGTAGCCAAGACGTCGTTGTTTGACCATGATTGTTCCTCCAGGGTTTTGAGTGAAGCAGATGTGGGGGTCACTTCGTCGCAGTTTCTGGAGTTATCCACAGGTGCGTGAATGATCGTGCGTTGACCAGCCCTGACCGCGCAGAGCGAACGCAAGCTTCAGTGGCAGATCGTGGTCCATGTTTGGGCGCAAATTTGCCACTGAAGGTCATGATTTCGACACGCCACCTGCGGTGGCGGCTCAATCATCGAGCTTGGCAACCGAGACGCCGTGACCAAAACTGCAAAACTCGCCATCAGTCACACCTATTCACACTCAATCAAGCGTGAGGCATGCCGCTGATGGCGAGTTTTGCAGTTTTGATGCGACGCAGATGGTTTCGACTCGCGACTTCGTCGCGGCTCAACCATCGAGGGAGTGGGCGGGGCGCGGCTCACCCACCGGGTTGGTGCGCCCCCCGATGGCCCGGCCCCTCAGCGCTGCCGGGTGAGCTTCCGGCCCTTCAATGCCAGCACCTCGTCGGCCTCGGCGGCGAGCTGTTTGGAATGGGTGACGACGATCACGCACTTGCCGGCGCGGGCGGCGTCGCGGAGAATCCCGACGACTTCCTCCGCGGTGGTCTCATCGAGGTTGCCGGTGGGTTCGTCGGCGAGAATCACCGGCGCCTTCGACACCAGCGCCCGCCCGATCGCCACACGCTGCTGCTGACCGCCAGAGAGCTGCAGCACGCCTCGCTTCGCCTGCTCCTGGCTGAGCCCCAGCTCCTCCAGCTGTTGCACAGATGCCCGGCGGTCAACTAAGCGCAGGTTCTCAAGCGGCGTCAGGTATTCGATGAGATTATAGTTCTGGAACACGAGCGAGATCT is a genomic window containing:
- a CDS encoding DedA family protein, whose amino-acid sequence is MQRVSHDDAPTAAPDDQPSEETQEEPWWADEGMPWKREPQKADYWCLGWFGFVGIFSLVLIPVRAWMLPNAPEWFAMLTGSRTAVAITGAFAGEGRLEHWVVVFIVASILSLKFDWIYWWAGKLWGRGMIEVWAGQSKRAAKSYARAERWAEKLGALGFIVAYIPIPLPLMQVVFVISGATNMTVKRFLIYDYIASTMWLALYFWLGWRFGEPIVGVLDWYAKISLYVALGLIVVIVVSSVLTSKKKAAAKATDKR
- a CDS encoding bifunctional 2-polyprenyl-6-hydroxyphenol methylase/3-demethylubiquinol 3-O-methyltransferase UbiG, with product MPEPSRWAQIIAQDPAHSQRYIERFRAMEAQGNDLYGEARTVDAMCERGARILDAGCGPGRLDGFLHGLGHTVVGIDVDPALIAAAEQDHPGPTYVVGDLAEMDLPAEGIEEPFDVIVCAGNVMGFLAESTRVDVLRRFRKHLADDGRAIIGFGAGRGYEFGEFMSDAATAGLDAYAAFSSWDLRPFTEDSSFLVAVFSPARG
- a CDS encoding ABC transporter ATP-binding protein, coding for MSVLQLDKVNYTYPGNNGKVLTDVSHSFERGTFTAIVGSSGAGKSTLLSLLAGLDAPTKGAVLFEGKDIAETGYSKHRRSQISLVFQNYNLIEYLTPLENLRLVDRRASVQQLEELGLSQEQAKRGVLQLSGGQQQRVAIGRALVSKAPVILADEPTGNLDETTAEEVVGILRDAARAGKCVIVVTHSKQLAAEADEVLALKGRKLTRQR